In Tachysurus fulvidraco isolate hzauxx_2018 chromosome 11, HZAU_PFXX_2.0, whole genome shotgun sequence, one DNA window encodes the following:
- the si:ch1073-280e3.1 gene encoding complement factor B isoform X1 → MFRFIMRFITACLLSFALCVFIGKVHAEDYEDDQDDDDQTCSMTESIIGGTVKYSNNGLVKSEVTYFCKDGFKPYPIPKKICKPTGKWEPDISRVVCEEEIDYDYIEEPQKNCSVAEIIKGGEVSYSNEGLEGSVLTYHCNIGYYAYPVSTRVCNPRGDWSVMILPNGKTVSTATCKDILCPAQLQLDNGQFWPKKQWFKIGEVQEFSCREGLTLSGSAKRNCTEWGHWTGNLPVCIDQTDGCTDPGIPPGAIRSGERFEIGDQVKYRCQSGMDLLGPEVRVCLDSKEWSGPEPRCQAPYVFDLPASVAQAMDGSLSAVMDVSFPELEKKRPNFGRSLNIANGRLNIFILIDTSGSINNDQFQKAKEATASLIRKLSSYDVEMKFDIISYASEPKDIITVMDYFSDNTDAVLTKLKLFTQTKHGEKTGTNLFKALKSVHDRLSFLKANNKTRFSETQNVILIETDGYSNMGGDPQYILGLIRLLMGYKSSSFLDNSHEDLLDVYVFGIGENVKKAELKRLASSKIRERHFFVLKNYEHLGEVFNRMINDTTVTKCGVAQELVSLRINDDADYDNNPSQPAYTRPWHVSIGWLGKPCQGSILTKDWVITSAHCLMRLNDGVTEWANAMDVKITHGDGIVNALLLIPHPDFNVTKLKDKNVNEFYDYDVALIKVLKSIKLSSKARPVCLPCTKASNRALKMSSDSTCKKHESALLDLQQTQAYFISQAKTRKPTHIQTGEKRDDCLKQYRPEPASNNQVSLTDVITDRFLCTGGSEKYRDYITCKGDSGGSLFLRKGMRYFQVGVVSWGTKNVCDLSTSTVPDPPVDARDFHISVFSIMPWLKEQLGRDLEFIPN, encoded by the exons ATGTTCAGGTTCATAATGCGCTTCATCACTGCTTGTCTGTTAAGTTttgctctttgtgtttttattggtaAAG TTCATGCAGAAGACTATGAAGATGACCAAGACGACGATGATCAAACGTGTAGTATGACAGAGTCCATTATTGGAGGTACGGTAAAATACTCCAACAATGGTTTAGTGAAAAGTGAGGTAACCTACTTCTGCAAAGACGGATTTAAACCCTACCCAATCCCCAAAAAAATCTGCAAACCTACAGGAAAATGGGAGCCAGACATATCCAGGGTGGTATGTGAAG AGGAAATAGATTATGATTATATTGAAGAGCCCCAAAAGAACTGCTCTGTGGCAGAGATTATAAAGGGAGGTGAAGTTTCCTACTCCAATGAAGGATTAGAAGGCAGTGTGCTGACATACCACTGTAATATTGGATACTACGCTTATCCAGTCAGCACCAGAGTTTGTAACCCCAGAGGGGATTGGTCAGTCATGATACTGCCTAATGGCAAGACAGTGTCTACTGCCACATGCAAAG ACATTCTTTGCCCAGCACAGCTTCAGCTGGATAATGGCCAGTTTTGGCCCAAGAAACAATGGTTTAAGATTGGAGAAGTGCAGGAATTCTCATGCAGGGAGGGTTTGACCTTGTCAGGTTCAGCCAAGCGGAACTGCACTGAATGGGGACACTGGACTGGTAACCTTCCAGTGTGTATTGATCAAA CTGATGGCTGTACAGATCCAGGGATTCCGCCTGGAGCTATACGGTCTGGGGAGCGCTTTGAGATCGGTGACCAAGTGAAGTACCGCTGCCAGTCAGGCATGGATCTACTGGGGCCTGAAGTAAGAGTGTGTCTGGATTCAAAAGAATGGAGTGGACCTGAGCCACGCTGCCAGG CCCCCTATGTTTTTGATTTACCTGCAAGTGTGGCTCAAGCCATGGATGGTTCTCTATCTGCTGTAATGGATGTTTCGTTCCCTGAGTTAGAAAAGAAAC GGCCAAACTTTGGGAGAAGCTTGAACATAGCAAATGGCCGACtcaacatttttattctaataGACACTTCAGGAAGCATTAATAATGATCAGTTTCAGAAGGCAAAGGAGGCCACTGCTAGCCTAATACGCAAG TTAAGTAGCTATGATGTTGAAATGAAGTTTGATATAATTTCCTATGCCAGTGAGCCCAAAGATATTATAACAGTTATGGATTACTTTAGTGACAACACGGATGCGGTCTTGACGAAATTGAAATTGTTCACTCAGACAA AACATGGGGAAAAGACTGGTACCAATCTTTTTAAAGCCCTCAAAAGTGTGCATGACAGACTTTCCTTCCTCAAGGCAAATAATAAAACTCGGTTCAGCGAGACTCAGAATGTCATTCTCATTGAGACTGATG GCTACTCCAACATGGGAGGTGACCCACAATATATTCTGGGGTTGATTCGTTTACTCATGGGCTACAAAAGCAGTAGTTTTCTAGATAACTCTCACGAGGATCTTCTTg ATGTCTATGTGTTTGGAATTGGGGAAAATGTTAAGAAGGCTGAGCTGAAAAGATTAGCTTCCAGTAAAATCAGAGAGAGGCATTTCTTTGTCCTTAAAAATTATGAGCATCTTGGGGAGGTGTTCAATAGGATGATCA ATGATACCACTGTAACCAAATGTGGAGTGGCTCAAGAGCTGGTTTCTCTAAGAATCAATGATGATGCTGATTATGATAATAATCCATCTCAACCTGCTTATACCAGGCCTTGGCATGTTTCTATTGGCTGG CTAGGAAAGCCATGCCAGGGCTCCATTTTGACTAAGGACTGGGTGATCACATCTGCACACTGTCTGATGAGACTAAATGATGGTGTTACTGAATGGGCGAATGCCATGGATGTGAAGATTACACATG GTGACGGAATTGTAAATGCCTTATTGCTAATCCCTCATCCAGATTTCAACGTCACAAAACTTAAGGACAAGAACGTCAACGAGTTTTATGACTATGATGTTGCACTTATTAAAGTCCTCAAGAGCATTAAACTGTCCTCTAAAGCAAg GCCTGTTTGTCTGCCATGTACAAAAGCTTCAAATCGAGCTCTAAAGATGAGTTCTGACTCTACTTGCAAGAAACATG AAAGTGCACTGCTTGATCTACAGCAGACTCAAGCCTACTTTATCAGTCAGGCGAAAACACGAAAGCCAACCCACATCCAGACTGGAGAAAAG AGAGATGACTGCCTTAAGCAGTACAGACCAGAACCGGCTTCAAACAACCAGGTGTCTCTGACTGATGTGATCACAGACAGGTTTCTGTGTACCGGAGGATCCGAGAAATACCGAGATTATATCACCtgcaaag GAGACTCTGGAGGTTCACTCTTCCTTCGTAAAGGAATGCGTTATTTCCAG GTGGGAGTCGTGAGTTGGGGCACTAAAAATGTGTGCGATTTGTCGACCTCGACTGTTCCTGACCCTCCTGTGGATGCCCGTGATTTCCACATCAGTGTGTTCTCCATTATGCCTTGGCTTAAAGAGCAGTTGGGCCGAGATCTGGAATTCATACCCAACTGA
- the si:ch1073-280e3.1 gene encoding complement factor B isoform X2, with translation MDKIHAEDYEDDQDDDDQTCSMTESIIGGTVKYSNNGLVKSEVTYFCKDGFKPYPIPKKICKPTGKWEPDISRVVCEEEIDYDYIEEPQKNCSVAEIIKGGEVSYSNEGLEGSVLTYHCNIGYYAYPVSTRVCNPRGDWSVMILPNGKTVSTATCKDILCPAQLQLDNGQFWPKKQWFKIGEVQEFSCREGLTLSGSAKRNCTEWGHWTGNLPVCIDQTDGCTDPGIPPGAIRSGERFEIGDQVKYRCQSGMDLLGPEVRVCLDSKEWSGPEPRCQAPYVFDLPASVAQAMDGSLSAVMDVSFPELEKKRPNFGRSLNIANGRLNIFILIDTSGSINNDQFQKAKEATASLIRKLSSYDVEMKFDIISYASEPKDIITVMDYFSDNTDAVLTKLKLFTQTKHGEKTGTNLFKALKSVHDRLSFLKANNKTRFSETQNVILIETDGYSNMGGDPQYILGLIRLLMGYKSSSFLDNSHEDLLDVYVFGIGENVKKAELKRLASSKIRERHFFVLKNYEHLGEVFNRMINDTTVTKCGVAQELVSLRINDDADYDNNPSQPAYTRPWHVSIGWLGKPCQGSILTKDWVITSAHCLMRLNDGVTEWANAMDVKITHGDGIVNALLLIPHPDFNVTKLKDKNVNEFYDYDVALIKVLKSIKLSSKARPVCLPCTKASNRALKMSSDSTCKKHESALLDLQQTQAYFISQAKTRKPTHIQTGEKRDDCLKQYRPEPASNNQVSLTDVITDRFLCTGGSEKYRDYITCKGDSGGSLFLRKGMRYFQVGVVSWGTKNVCDLSTSTVPDPPVDARDFHISVFSIMPWLKEQLGRDLEFIPN, from the exons ATGGATAAAA TTCATGCAGAAGACTATGAAGATGACCAAGACGACGATGATCAAACGTGTAGTATGACAGAGTCCATTATTGGAGGTACGGTAAAATACTCCAACAATGGTTTAGTGAAAAGTGAGGTAACCTACTTCTGCAAAGACGGATTTAAACCCTACCCAATCCCCAAAAAAATCTGCAAACCTACAGGAAAATGGGAGCCAGACATATCCAGGGTGGTATGTGAAG AGGAAATAGATTATGATTATATTGAAGAGCCCCAAAAGAACTGCTCTGTGGCAGAGATTATAAAGGGAGGTGAAGTTTCCTACTCCAATGAAGGATTAGAAGGCAGTGTGCTGACATACCACTGTAATATTGGATACTACGCTTATCCAGTCAGCACCAGAGTTTGTAACCCCAGAGGGGATTGGTCAGTCATGATACTGCCTAATGGCAAGACAGTGTCTACTGCCACATGCAAAG ACATTCTTTGCCCAGCACAGCTTCAGCTGGATAATGGCCAGTTTTGGCCCAAGAAACAATGGTTTAAGATTGGAGAAGTGCAGGAATTCTCATGCAGGGAGGGTTTGACCTTGTCAGGTTCAGCCAAGCGGAACTGCACTGAATGGGGACACTGGACTGGTAACCTTCCAGTGTGTATTGATCAAA CTGATGGCTGTACAGATCCAGGGATTCCGCCTGGAGCTATACGGTCTGGGGAGCGCTTTGAGATCGGTGACCAAGTGAAGTACCGCTGCCAGTCAGGCATGGATCTACTGGGGCCTGAAGTAAGAGTGTGTCTGGATTCAAAAGAATGGAGTGGACCTGAGCCACGCTGCCAGG CCCCCTATGTTTTTGATTTACCTGCAAGTGTGGCTCAAGCCATGGATGGTTCTCTATCTGCTGTAATGGATGTTTCGTTCCCTGAGTTAGAAAAGAAAC GGCCAAACTTTGGGAGAAGCTTGAACATAGCAAATGGCCGACtcaacatttttattctaataGACACTTCAGGAAGCATTAATAATGATCAGTTTCAGAAGGCAAAGGAGGCCACTGCTAGCCTAATACGCAAG TTAAGTAGCTATGATGTTGAAATGAAGTTTGATATAATTTCCTATGCCAGTGAGCCCAAAGATATTATAACAGTTATGGATTACTTTAGTGACAACACGGATGCGGTCTTGACGAAATTGAAATTGTTCACTCAGACAA AACATGGGGAAAAGACTGGTACCAATCTTTTTAAAGCCCTCAAAAGTGTGCATGACAGACTTTCCTTCCTCAAGGCAAATAATAAAACTCGGTTCAGCGAGACTCAGAATGTCATTCTCATTGAGACTGATG GCTACTCCAACATGGGAGGTGACCCACAATATATTCTGGGGTTGATTCGTTTACTCATGGGCTACAAAAGCAGTAGTTTTCTAGATAACTCTCACGAGGATCTTCTTg ATGTCTATGTGTTTGGAATTGGGGAAAATGTTAAGAAGGCTGAGCTGAAAAGATTAGCTTCCAGTAAAATCAGAGAGAGGCATTTCTTTGTCCTTAAAAATTATGAGCATCTTGGGGAGGTGTTCAATAGGATGATCA ATGATACCACTGTAACCAAATGTGGAGTGGCTCAAGAGCTGGTTTCTCTAAGAATCAATGATGATGCTGATTATGATAATAATCCATCTCAACCTGCTTATACCAGGCCTTGGCATGTTTCTATTGGCTGG CTAGGAAAGCCATGCCAGGGCTCCATTTTGACTAAGGACTGGGTGATCACATCTGCACACTGTCTGATGAGACTAAATGATGGTGTTACTGAATGGGCGAATGCCATGGATGTGAAGATTACACATG GTGACGGAATTGTAAATGCCTTATTGCTAATCCCTCATCCAGATTTCAACGTCACAAAACTTAAGGACAAGAACGTCAACGAGTTTTATGACTATGATGTTGCACTTATTAAAGTCCTCAAGAGCATTAAACTGTCCTCTAAAGCAAg GCCTGTTTGTCTGCCATGTACAAAAGCTTCAAATCGAGCTCTAAAGATGAGTTCTGACTCTACTTGCAAGAAACATG AAAGTGCACTGCTTGATCTACAGCAGACTCAAGCCTACTTTATCAGTCAGGCGAAAACACGAAAGCCAACCCACATCCAGACTGGAGAAAAG AGAGATGACTGCCTTAAGCAGTACAGACCAGAACCGGCTTCAAACAACCAGGTGTCTCTGACTGATGTGATCACAGACAGGTTTCTGTGTACCGGAGGATCCGAGAAATACCGAGATTATATCACCtgcaaag GAGACTCTGGAGGTTCACTCTTCCTTCGTAAAGGAATGCGTTATTTCCAG GTGGGAGTCGTGAGTTGGGGCACTAAAAATGTGTGCGATTTGTCGACCTCGACTGTTCCTGACCCTCCTGTGGATGCCCGTGATTTCCACATCAGTGTGTTCTCCATTATGCCTTGGCTTAAAGAGCAGTTGGGCCGAGATCTGGAATTCATACCCAACTGA